The Chitinophaga sp. H8 genome contains a region encoding:
- a CDS encoding hybrid sensor histidine kinase/response regulator → MYINYEKKVFYRFAILILMVIILVSLFMIAFFRKKNTQQLTLVVKDLVATKVDISHIDEAIQSLYAADNNFRFYTLTYDNSYFRKYTAAIQHVAENLEAIENEDSTEAHLQGLLGEKEAKARLFIRSKSFIDSLLNISQEWDTTAQAPIKIAVAPPAFVQREKVDTVIEESAEIVKGKRKLFGRLRDAITNKVEVQQKKQAVTTIKRAVDSSRASKAYNDAQLKKVQEYYSNFIKSAQANHRNLNRKEYELVVANERLFNELQHLLLDLKLSVLAATDKRRLLLSKDIDQTLYKIDKGAIWEISFIFLLSVIIIFNIWRLYRYDLAMLKAKKSAERFALLKTEFVATMSHEIRTPLNSLLGYTEQLGRSKLNENQRESVEAIKLSSDMLLSVINNILDLTKMETDKTILNLSEFAPKQTIEEVAKSLHVLAHDKGLKLNTNIYFPANTRLLGDEFRLKQVITNLVSNAVKFTTHGSVTVNASLYPDKEGQSLLKVSVTDTGIGINSEDLSRIFEEFIQGGNANPRKQEGSGLGLHITKKIIDLHNGKIQATSTVGKGSVFSFEIPYKTIIPTITPVKKTSTDAQEPVRVPGKVPNGLKLLVVDDSILNRKLLALLLDRINADYVIVGSGEEAFELYQQHHYDMVLTDIDMPGMDGIALTETIRGMNDKNKAGVIIVAITGNVLQEDLDFYLKAGLNDYILKPYREEDILEKINIHIQKSPTPVLK, encoded by the coding sequence ATGTATATAAATTATGAAAAGAAAGTCTTTTACCGCTTTGCCATTTTAATACTGATGGTAATTATACTGGTATCACTTTTCATGATTGCCTTTTTCCGGAAGAAAAATACGCAGCAGCTGACGCTGGTAGTAAAGGATCTGGTAGCCACCAAAGTAGATATCAGTCATATTGATGAAGCGATTCAGTCATTGTATGCAGCAGACAATAACTTTCGTTTTTATACCCTTACCTACGATAATAGTTATTTCCGCAAATATACAGCAGCTATTCAGCATGTAGCTGAAAACCTGGAAGCAATAGAGAATGAGGATTCTACTGAAGCACATCTGCAGGGATTGCTGGGCGAAAAAGAAGCAAAAGCCAGGCTGTTTATCCGGAGCAAATCATTTATAGATTCCCTGCTCAACATTTCCCAGGAATGGGATACTACTGCGCAGGCACCGATAAAAATTGCGGTAGCCCCCCCGGCATTTGTACAGCGGGAAAAAGTGGATACCGTTATTGAAGAATCTGCAGAGATTGTAAAGGGAAAGCGTAAGCTGTTTGGCAGGCTCAGGGATGCTATTACCAACAAAGTTGAGGTGCAGCAAAAGAAACAGGCGGTTACCACTATTAAGCGTGCGGTAGACAGCAGCCGGGCTTCCAAAGCTTATAATGATGCCCAGCTTAAGAAAGTGCAGGAATATTACAGTAATTTTATCAAGAGTGCACAGGCCAATCACAGGAACCTCAATCGCAAGGAATATGAACTGGTAGTAGCTAACGAACGGCTGTTCAACGAGTTACAGCATTTATTACTGGATTTAAAGCTCAGTGTGCTTGCTGCAACGGATAAAAGACGGCTGCTTTTGAGTAAGGATATTGATCAAACGCTGTATAAAATTGATAAAGGTGCCATTTGGGAAATATCTTTTATATTTTTACTGTCAGTAATCATCATTTTTAACATCTGGCGGTTATACAGATATGATCTGGCCATGTTGAAAGCTAAAAAATCGGCCGAGAGATTTGCTTTGCTGAAAACTGAATTTGTTGCTACGATGAGCCATGAAATCAGGACCCCGCTTAATTCGCTACTCGGCTATACAGAACAGCTTGGAAGAAGTAAACTCAATGAAAATCAACGAGAATCAGTAGAAGCAATAAAGCTTTCGTCAGATATGCTGCTATCCGTCATTAATAACATCCTTGACCTTACAAAAATGGAAACTGATAAAACCATTTTAAACTTGTCTGAGTTCGCCCCAAAACAGACTATTGAAGAGGTAGCCAAAAGCCTGCATGTATTAGCACATGACAAGGGGCTGAAACTGAATACCAACATCTACTTTCCGGCTAATACCCGGCTATTGGGAGATGAATTCCGCTTAAAACAGGTCATCACTAATCTTGTAAGTAATGCGGTCAAATTTACTACACACGGTAGTGTTACCGTCAATGCATCACTGTACCCGGATAAAGAAGGCCAATCCCTGCTTAAAGTTTCAGTAACAGATACCGGCATAGGTATTAATTCTGAAGACCTGTCCAGAATATTTGAAGAATTTATCCAGGGCGGGAATGCCAATCCCCGCAAGCAGGAAGGCAGCGGCCTGGGGCTCCATATCACTAAAAAGATCATAGATCTCCATAACGGAAAAATACAGGCAACCAGCACGGTAGGTAAAGGATCTGTTTTTAGCTTTGAAATTCCCTACAAAACAATCATTCCAACTATTACTCCTGTAAAAAAGACTTCTACAGATGCACAGGAACCGGTTCGTGTACCAGGCAAGGTACCTAATGGACTCAAATTACTGGTGGTAGACGATAGTATCCTGAACAGAAAACTACTGGCCCTGCTGCTCGACAGGATCAATGCCGATTATGTAATTGTTGGCAGTGGTGAAGAGGCTTTTGAATTGTACCAGCAACATCATTATGATATGGTGCTCACTGACATCGATATGCCAGGCATGGATGGTATTGCCCTGACAGAGACAATCAGGGGGATGAACGATAAAAACAAAGCAGGTGTTATCATTGTTGCTATCACCGGCAATGTATTACAGGAAGATCTGGACTTTTACCTGAAAGCGGGATTGAATGACTATATTCTAAAACCTTACCGGGAAGAAGATATCCTGGAAAAGATCAACATACATATTCAAAAGTCGCCTACCCCGGTGCTAAAGTAA
- a CDS encoding response regulator — translation MQNSNKYSSVLLIDDDVDDRMIFGEVLQEIAPGIIYNEAINGEDALLKLEADVLPDIIFLDLNMPRINGKQFLAEVQKMDHLKHIPVVIYTTSSHELDQRETRELGAAGFLTKPNSLKELNDALMDIIKGNTALEFRRNFLPYIK, via the coding sequence ATGCAGAATAGCAATAAATATAGCTCAGTGCTTTTAATAGACGACGATGTGGATGATCGTATGATATTTGGAGAGGTACTGCAGGAAATTGCCCCCGGTATCATCTATAACGAAGCGATTAATGGGGAAGATGCATTATTAAAACTGGAGGCAGACGTGCTGCCGGATATTATTTTCCTCGATCTGAATATGCCCCGTATCAATGGAAAACAATTCCTCGCGGAGGTACAAAAAATGGACCACCTGAAACATATTCCGGTGGTGATATACACCACTTCTTCTCATGAACTGGATCAGCGCGAAACTAGGGAGCTGGGGGCTGCCGGATTTCTCACCAAGCCTAATAGCCTGAAAGAATTAAATGACGCGCTGATGGATATCATCAAGGGAAATACTGCCCTGGAGTTCCGGCGCAATTTCCTGCCTTATATCAAATAA
- a CDS encoding redoxin domain-containing protein — protein MFIINNRYADFLEAPLPERFPKKLRSITKINPAKQGDTAPLFSIHSSQHIVNGGLLEDIAGITSIQTLLTRPLVIAFYSVHWNGYGQRLLAALQDLQEDIKVMGGQLLLLSAEDKAYLQYQVTQQSLTLPIAHDTHNKIAKKFGIYAESDPIWDRISGINADVPIPAVYVVSPLEKITYDFVDPYFEKTLPARELLTAVYNTTGEYTYRKAQ, from the coding sequence ATGTTCATTATCAACAACAGATATGCGGATTTTCTGGAGGCACCGTTGCCCGAACGTTTCCCCAAGAAATTAAGAAGTATTACAAAGATTAATCCCGCAAAACAGGGCGATACCGCTCCGTTATTCTCCATTCACAGCAGCCAGCACATCGTAAATGGAGGCCTGCTGGAAGATATTGCCGGCATTACCTCCATACAAACTTTACTAACGCGCCCGCTGGTGATTGCATTTTATTCTGTACACTGGAATGGCTACGGCCAGCGTCTGTTAGCCGCGTTACAGGATTTACAGGAAGATATCAAAGTAATGGGTGGACAATTATTGCTACTATCAGCAGAAGACAAGGCCTATTTGCAATACCAGGTAACACAGCAGTCGCTCACATTACCCATCGCACATGACACGCACAATAAAATTGCCAAGAAATTTGGTATTTATGCTGAATCTGATCCTATCTGGGACAGGATTTCCGGTATTAATGCAGACGTACCTATTCCTGCTGTTTATGTGGTATCTCCATTAGAAAAGATCACCTATGATTTTGTAGATCCCTATTTTGAGAAGACATTACCTGCAAGAGAATTACTCACTGCAGTATACAATACCACCGGAGAATATACCTATAGAAAGGCACAGTAA
- a CDS encoding NAD-dependent epimerase/dehydratase family protein, translating into MNMPFTNDQATPLYTILGAGGIIAKELTKELLAHSKRVRLVGRNPQTTAGVAELVPADLTDYAQTLAAVKGATVVFLCAGLTYDHKVWGVAWPKIMDNVINACKAAQARLIFFDNVYMYGLVNGKMTEDTPYHPSSKKGEIRARIASKLMEEVKAGNIRASIARSADFYGPGASSTGILNMLVIDKLAKGSRAMWLGNDQVTHSFTFTPDAGKGLFLLAENKNTDNQVWHLPTTNPAPTGKAYINMIAAQLNVKPRYMVMGGMMMRMAGWFDNTINEIREMLYQNNYPYIFDATKFAQHFNYVPCSYEKGIQLTLEALHQPPH; encoded by the coding sequence ATGAATATGCCATTTACCAATGATCAGGCTACGCCATTATATACCATTTTAGGGGCCGGTGGTATTATCGCAAAGGAATTAACCAAAGAGTTGCTGGCACACAGTAAGCGGGTCCGGCTGGTAGGACGTAACCCACAAACTACAGCCGGGGTTGCTGAGTTGGTGCCTGCGGATCTCACCGATTATGCACAAACCCTGGCGGCGGTAAAAGGAGCTACGGTGGTTTTTTTATGCGCCGGATTAACTTATGACCATAAAGTATGGGGCGTGGCATGGCCCAAGATCATGGACAATGTTATCAATGCCTGCAAGGCAGCCCAAGCCAGGCTGATCTTTTTTGACAATGTATATATGTATGGATTAGTCAATGGGAAAATGACGGAGGATACTCCTTACCATCCCAGTAGCAAAAAAGGAGAGATACGGGCACGTATCGCCAGCAAGCTGATGGAAGAGGTGAAAGCTGGCAATATCCGGGCGAGCATTGCCAGATCAGCAGATTTTTATGGCCCGGGGGCTTCCTCTACCGGCATCCTGAATATGCTCGTTATTGATAAACTGGCGAAAGGTAGCCGCGCTATGTGGTTGGGCAACGACCAGGTTACCCACAGTTTTACTTTTACCCCAGACGCCGGTAAAGGATTATTCCTCCTGGCCGAAAACAAGAATACCGACAACCAGGTATGGCACCTGCCTACTACTAATCCGGCACCTACCGGAAAAGCATACATTAATATGATCGCGGCACAACTAAACGTAAAACCACGATATATGGTAATGGGAGGAATGATGATGAGGATGGCAGGATGGTTTGATAACACGATTAATGAAATACGTGAGATGCTGTATCAGAATAATTATCCTTACATCTTTGACGCAACTAAGTTTGCTCAACACTTCAATTACGTGCCCTGCTCTTATGAAAAGGGGATCCAGCTTACTTTGGAGGCGCTCCACCAACCACCACATTAA